One Neovison vison isolate M4711 chromosome 2, ASM_NN_V1, whole genome shotgun sequence genomic window carries:
- the LOC122899518 gene encoding aflatoxin B1 aldehyde reductase member 2, whose product MLSALSRAVAGAAVRCTRGSPAPELRGAAATAAATMSRPLSPPRAASGAPVRPATVLGTMEMGRRMDVPASAAAVRAFLERGHTELDTAFMYCDGQSESILGGLGLGLGGGDCRVKIATKANPWEGKSLKPDSVRAQLETSLKRLQCPRVDLFYLHAPDHDTPVEETLRACHQLHQEDKFVELGLSNYASWEVAEICTLCRSNGWILPTVYQGMYNATTRQVETELFPCLRHFRLRFYAYNPLAGGLLTGKYKYEDKDGKQPVGRFFGNNWAETYRNRFWKEHHFEAIALVEKALQAAYGSSTPSMTSAALRWLYHHSRLQGAHGDAVILGMSSVEQLAQNLAATEEGPLEPAVVQAFDRAWHLVAHECPNYFR is encoded by the exons ATGCTAAGCGCCTTGTCTCGAGCGGTGGCCGGGGCAGCGGTGCGCTGCACCCGCGGTTCCCCGGCGCCCGAGCTTCGCGGCGCTGCCGCTACCGCCGCCGCCACCATGTCCCGGCCGCTGTCGCCGCCGCGAGCCGCTTCCGGGGCCCCGGTCCGGCCAGCCACCGTGCTGGGCACCATGGAGATGGGGCGCCGCATGGACGTGCCCGCCAGCGCCGCGGCCGTGCGCGCCTTCCTGGAGCGCGGCCACACAGAGCTGGACACGGCCTTCATGTACTGCGACGGCCAGTCCGAGAGCATTCTGGGCGGCCTGGGCCTCGGGCTGGGCGGCGGCGACTGCAGAG TGAAAATCGCTACCAAGGCCAATCCTTGGGAAGGGAAGTCGCTGAAGCCTGACAGTGTCCGGGCCCAGCTGGAGACGTCCCTGAAACGGCTGCAGTGCCCCCGGGTAGACCTCTTCTACCTACACGCCCCAGACCACGACACCCCCGTGGAAGAGACGCTGCGTGCCTGCCACCAGCTGCACCAGGAG GACAAGTTCGTGGAGCTTGGCCTCTCCAACTATGCCTCCTGGGAGGTGGCTGAGATCTGCACCCTCTGCAGGAGCAACGGCTGGATCCTGCCCACTGTGTACCAG GGAATGTACAACGCTACCACCCGGCAGGTGGAAACGGAGCTCTTCCCCTGCCTCAGGCACTTCAGACTGAGGTTCTACGCCTACAACCCTTTGGCTG GGGGCCTGCTGACCGGCAAGTACAAGTATGAGGACAAGGACGGGAAACAGCCCGTGGGCCGCTTCTTCGGGAATAACTGGGCTGAGACCTACAGAAATCG CTTCTGGAAGGAGCATCATTTTGAGGCCATCGCCCTGGTGGAGAAGGCCCTACAGGCCGCGTACGGCAGCAGCACCCCCAGCATGACCTCGGCCGCCCTCCGGTGGCTGTACCACCACTCCAGGCTGCAG GGCGCCCACGGGGACGCGGTCATCCTGGGCATGTCCAGCGTGGAGCAGCTGGCACAGAACTTGGCGGCGACCGAGGAAGGGCCCCTGGAGCCGGCCGTGGTGCAGGCCTTCGACCGAGCCTGGCACCTGGTCGCCCACGAATGTCCCAACTACTTCCGCTAG